The genomic segment ctgcactctctccactcactgggtataaaccacctcactgcactctctccactcactgggtataaaccaccttactgcactctctccactcactgggtataaaccacctcactgcactctctccactcactgggtataaaccacctccctgcactctctccactcactgggtataaaccacctcactgaactctctccactcactgggtataaaccacctcactgcactctctccactcactgggtataaaccacctcactgcactctctccactcactgggtataaaccacctcactgcactctctccactcactgggtataaaccatcTCCCtgaactctctccactcactgggtataaaccacctccctgcactctctccactcactgggtataaaccacctcactgcactctctccactcactgggtataaaccatcTCCCtgaactctctccactcactgggtataaaccacctccctgcactctctccactcactgggtataaaccaccttactgcactctctccactcactgggtataaaccacctccctgcactctctccactcactgggtataaaccacctccctgcactctctccactcactgggtataaaccacctcactgaactctctccactcactgggtataaaccacctcactgcactctctccactcactgggtataaaccacctcactgcactgtccactcactgggtataaaccacctcactgcactctctccactcactgggtataaaccacctcactgcactgtccactcactgggtataaaccacctcactgcactctctccactcactgggtataaaccacctcactgcactgtccactcactgggtataaaccacctcactgcactctctccactcactgggtataaaccacctcactgcactgtccactcactgggtataaaccacctcactgaactctctccactcactgggtataaaccacctccctgaactctctccactcactgggtataaaccacctccctgcactctctccactcactgggtataaaccacctccctgaactctctccactcactgggtataaaccacctccctgaactctctccactcactgggtataaaccacctccctgaactctctccactcactgggtataaaccacctcactgcactctctccactcactgggtataaaccacctccctgcactatctccactcactgggtataaaccacctcactgcactctctccactcactgggtataaaccacctccctgcactctctccactcactgggtataaaccacctcactgcactctctccactcactgggtataaaccacctcactgcactctctccactcactgggtataaaccacctccctgaactctctccactcactgggtataaaccaccttactgcactctctccactcactgggtataaaccacctccctgcactctctccactcactgggtataaaccacctccctgcactctctccactcactgggtataaaccacctcactgaactctctccactcactgggtataaaccacctcactgaactctctccactcactgggtataaaccacctccctgaactctctccactcactgggtataaaccacctcactgaactctctccactcactgggtataaaccacctcactgcactgtccactcactgggtataaaccacctcactgcactctctccactcactgggtataaaccacctcactgcactgtccactcactgggtataaaccacctcactgaactctctccactcactgggtataaaccacctccctgaactctctccactcactgggtataaaccacctcactgcactgtccactcactgggtataaaccacctccctgaactctctccactcactgggtataaaccacctccctgaactctctccactcactgggtataaaccacctccctgaactctctccactcactgggtataaaccacctccctgaactctctccactcactgggtataaaccacctccctgcactatctccactcactgggtataaaccacctcactgcactgtccactcactgggtataaaccacctcactgcactctctccactcactgggtataaaccacctcactgaactctctccactcactgggtataaaccacctcactgcactgtccactcactgggtataaaccacctcactgcactctctccactcactgggtataaaccacctcactgcaccTTTACTGTATTTAACTTATGGTTACATGCTGTGTTTCAATGGATCTGTACCTAATCTCTGCGCAATGACAGAAAAGCTGAGCTAACCTAACCTAATGTGATCTAATCTCATCTAATCTAATCTCATCTAATCTAAtcgaatctaatctaatctaatctaatctaatctaatctaatctaatctaatctcatctaatctaatctaatctaatctcatctcatctaatctaatctaatctaatcaaaTCTATTTAAATGATTTCAGATGATTTCAGATGATCTTACTCACCACGATTAGTCTCGAGGATTCTGTCCATCGGGTTCAATTTATCTGGAGACATTAACTCCTCTGTggagtgaacacacacacacacacacacaaacacacacagacacacacacacacacacacacacaaacacacacagacacacacagacacacacatacacattatgtATTACACCTTACACATGTCTACAGCTTCaccatatacacatatataagaggagagaacacagagagagagagagacagagagagagacagagagagagagacagagagacagagagacagagagagagagagagacagagagagagagagagagagacagagagagagagagagagagagacagagacagagagacagagagagagagacagagagacagagagacagagagagagagagagagacagagagagagagagagagagagagagagagagagacagagagagagagagagagagagagacagagagagagagagagagagagacagagagagagagagagagagagacagagagagagagagagacagagagagagagagacagagagagagaaacagagagagagagagagagagagagacagagagagagagagagagagagagagagacagagagagagacagagagagagagagagagagagagagagacagaaagagagagacagagagagagacagagagagagagagagagagagagagagagagagagagagagacagagagagagagagagacagagagagagaaacagagagagagagagagagagagagagagacagagagagagagagagagagagagagagagacagagagagagacagagagagagagagagagagagagagagacagaaagagagagacagagagagagacagagagagagacagagagagagagagagagagagagagagaggttaccTGAGAATCCTCGTTTGGCCCTCATCTTTATGTCATACACTGAAGAGGAATTCTGAAGGGAAAAAGACTGAAAGGTTAAACTGTCTGAACTCACGAGTCTAAACGAAACTTTAAACAACATTTAGTCCAAAATACTAAGTTTACAGGAGAGTAAAAACAGTCTTCACTCCTGTAAGTTTGTGTTGGGACACTTTGTTTGGGGTGATTTTGGAgtgtttctattggtctgttcgtGGTGAAACAGACCGCTCCTGTACTCCTCGtgtaaaacaacataaaatttaaaaatgacaagatTAGTCTGTTTTACATCCTCTGAGCCTGAGCCTAAATCTCATTTCTGAAATAGATCAGACTACAGGACCAAGAAGTGAGTTTTAACTACTGAAATGATCAAATCCCTTTTGTATATATCGTTTAAAAACACTTCGCTTGtattgtttaaaaagaaaaacgtaAATCTTACATAATCAGAATCTGACTATCAGAATCAGATATAATCAGATATAATCAGATATAATCAGAATAATCAGATATAATCAGAATAATCAGATATAATCAGAATAATCAGAATAATCAGAATAATCAGAATGCTAatgctgaggtgttttttttctccctgttCCCAGACTGAGTTTCCTTAGGAACTCAGTCTGGGGGGGTATTTTCTCCTCCCTCACCcaatgtattctgtttctcttttccaTTATATGCATTTCGTTGCTTGTTTCGGCTTAAGCAATGACAACAAATTgaatccaatccaatccaataAAGTATTAGAAGCACACTAAAGCACTTTTCTCACTGCTGCAGACCGATCTGAGGTATTTCCCCTCACCGCTCTCTACACAGGTGCTATCTGACTGAGGCAATAAAGCGTGAAGGTGCCGAATGTCCAGCAGTGCTCGGTGTTCCTCACCTGCAGAGGGAGCGTCCAGACCTGCAGCACCAACCCAAACACAATCCCCAAACCCAGCATGGTTAACTTAGAGCTTCAGACACAGGCAGGAGAACATGTTCTCCCTCAGCTCTTAAATACACAGGCGCCGGAGAACCTCCCACATCCAGCTGACGCTCCGCAGGCGTGAGCAGCACTGCGTCACTGCAGCACTGATATTAGGACAAAGCCTTAATTTGGGGTATGAGCCACATGATTACTGCAcacaccaccttcaccacaGCACCATCAGCACCTTCAGCGAGGACAGGTCAACCTGCTGAGTCTGCAGCTCTGACTCAGCAGAACAAGTCCAGGGAAGCCTGGGCTCTAGACACCTGTAGGCAGGTGCCTTGAGACCCCAGAGTCAGGGTCCCAAATTAGATGCTCTGTACAGATTGGTTCTAAAGAACCAGTAATACCTTGTATTTAATAAGTAGCTAATTAGGAACTAAGCAGGAACAAATGACTAGTACTGCATTAACACTTAAGAAAGTACtcttcagtggtggacagtaactaagtaaatgtaattggttactgtacttaagcagtgttttctgtttctgtactttacttaattttttccattctgggcgactttttcctttcactccactacatttcagagtctaatatctaatattaactttttcctcctacattttgagaaatctgtcgttccttttggtttctgtgtgtataaaaacgtaacatgtcaaaacgaaagaagcgcaaagccagagcaccaatcagggcccagcggtcactttgtttagagctggttttgacctgttggtcataccgacccagtgcagcacgcggttcaacgtcagcgcagcagcgtaaaactttgggagagtctgttcaacataaatgatgaactaacctaactttgtgtaaatagagctcaatatagaaatatgtccacatatgcagtcgagactgacgcggcttttttctgaatttctacaaacaccatttcattttatagtaaatgagtttgggctggtttatgtttatgaacagacgcctacagatcaacatagtaaaggagctcatctgtgatcctgagtttaaagccagtttttattcaacttaaacttggaactaagttgtaaataaatctgaaactgaaactttgcttgtgtgtaaaaagtgatttcagagccactcggttctccctgatggaaactgtttaccttcagtgttttgtgcttctgatcattttaatagacgtcagcgtcactaattaatgacgttctattaaaagactggtttaccaggagagacgctggaggaccttcacctgaaatgagttcatgaagccagtctggttataaaaatgataacaggacatcagagccagaattactcttttagtacttttactttatacttaagtacatttgaagggaaatactttagtacttttactccagtggaggtctaaagggaggaacttctacttttactggaggaatattttaccttgggggtctcgactttaactcaggtacagggtttgtggactttgtccacctctgctaCTCTGCCAAGGACTACTAGTTAACTAGTCAGCAGGTAATAGTGAACTAAAGAATACAGTAGTTCACTATTGACTAAACAAGTCACTGAGTCTCATAGAGAATTACTTAGTAACTATGGTTTCTTTCTTGTCTGCTTACCTCTcatctttagaaaaaaaaacatattcttTTCTGCAGAAGCACTTgtgccagtgtttcttctgaacagTAGTTCTCCTTTAATGTCCTCTTGACAGCAGGGTCAGTTGCAGAGTGGGCTCACGAAAATATATGACTGTGTATGTGTCCTGCCTTCAAATTCGCTTGGTTATACATATTACTGagtgattatgtaataactatCTGCTAGATAATGATTGAGGTGTTGATGTTCTTCATTAGGAGTTATTGATGatcaagaacaatatataatgaATCAAAGGtaactcattattaatgaactaggagttattGATGATCAAGAACAgtatgaagtgaaacacaaggtaactcatcattaatgaactGGGAGTTATTGattatctagaacagtattataaagtgaaacatagtaactcatcattaatgatctaggagttaatgatgatcaggaacagtattatgaAGTGAAACCCATagtaactcatcattaatgatctaggagttaatgatgatcaggaacagtattatgaAGTGAAACCCATagtaactcatcattaatgatctaggagttaatgatgatcaggaacagtattatgaagtgaaacacactgtaactcatAATTAATGatctaggagttaatgatgatctggaACAGTATTATGAAGTGAAACCCATagtaactcatcattaatgatctaggagttaatgatgatctggaACAGTATAGTAGCATGAAATACATTATACAATAAAACTCCCTAAAGAAATTAAAAGTAATTATAAGTAAGTTGTTTATTGAgtccttttttatttgtgaacagTCCAAATACGAAAACATTCCTGAGTTAGCTATATCATTGAAAATAACACAGCCAAACAAAATGAAGTGAAAATCTGTCATTACTACTGAAGGAGAAAGCCTGAGAGCTGAGACTGATCACAGCATGTTCTGctagtacatttacattaacttacacaagaaagaaagaaggttTTTACTCTCTCATCAAAAACTGCCAATACAGAGAGGCCTGTTTTCACTGTTAGCTGTgtttaaagagaaaaacatgagaAGTTTCTCAAGACAAACACTGAGACGTTCGTAACATTAAGCAACCATCCTTAAGAGGAATTAATTCTTAGAACCCACATATGCAGTTTTAAGTACACACtaaaaagacagttcttcacAGGtttcttagtaaagaaaatggttgcatacagaacatgaacactcaaagaaccctttgtgtgcttaaagggttctttgcatggtaaaatggagaatgtgttgtatatggttctatataacacccaaaagggttctgcttttgttacaaacttgacctTACAACAACAGACGAATCCTattacatacaacacattctatatcaatctgaagaaccacttcaccatacagagaacaaatgaatcatgcaaagggttctttgagcattcatatttctatatataaccacttcctttacaaaagaacctttgaagaagcatctttttcagTGTGGTTCTCACAGCTGCTGCCGATGTTTATAACTATTGTATTTTCTATAAGCTGtaagtaaatatttttattttattgtgcaaAGTTTTCTAATGAACCTCATGTTTTTGTGTgagattaattattattaattcattattcTGTGAAAGTGCAAAATGACTGAAATCAATGTTTAACACATCTGTAAATCGACACTTCTGCTTTGTTAAAAGAGTGACAGTGATGATCGAGTCGACCCCAGTTTAGTTAAATGTGTTTAAGTGATCAAGACAAActgatacatttttatgtataaatgtttattagtgtgtgtttacataATAAAGGCAATTCCATAATTCAATAAACAGATCTCCATGAATCACCAGCACACATTTCTATTATTTAAGGTTACAGCTGTGTTAAAACTCCATTTGTACAAATAATTAAACGTGCTAAcatttataaattaataaaaaatattgctCTAATTTCCTTCAGCACAGTTAGTATATGATCAGTGTTCTGTCACACAGACGTCTGCAGATGATCAATCACACTTGTACAGTTTATTGATTTTAATGATGTCCAGTTTACTGGGACCGAATGGCTGTCCCAGCCTCGCGTTCTGGTTCCGCTTTGGGATGATGGTGGGATTCCCGTCCTCGGAGTACGCATACCTGCAAACACAGAACAGTCTCCTCCTCAAACCTGAACTCATCACTCCTCAAACCGTACTGATCAccattaaagtgatagttcagcaaaaaaatccaatttacacAGCTACATAAACAAGTCTGAATGAGATTTAGAAAGCAAGCGCTgtgctaactggtggggtataagcttccattacttctgCCTCTTAGCGCCGCTTTAAGGAAGCTTTTTACAGAACTCACTTTCCGAAGTGCATGATGGAGCCATAGTCATAGGGTGTGTCCATGTTGTTTATTCGGAACTTCTCGAAGTTCCTCAAACGAtctgcagagacagagagaagatcGGTCAGCACTGACCAGAGGGCTGGAGATGTTCAGCGTCTCAGTGTGGCGCAGCTGCTTTACCtttccagatgtttttccacaggATGCTAATGTATTTGTCACGGTCAGCGCGGGACTGCTCGTGGAGAAAGCCCAGAGCATGCATCAGCTGGTGAGAGACCACTGCAGAACCCAGGCAGTCTGGAGCCTGCAGAGAGAGAACCTGTCTGCCCCCAGTGGCACCAAAGTATGACCAGCACCTGCcagaacatttacagtgtttattttagAATATAATACTGCATCATTTATGTCACTGCAACAATTACATTACTCCAAAATTTACAGTATTACGGCAAAAATctcattactgaaaaaaatcacatgacACAAGCATTTACAACGTTTCTGTAGTAATACTGAAAAATTTACGACATTACTCCGAAATTCAGATATTACTGAAAAATCACCACAATATTACTCCGAAATTctaatttcactttaaaattgcaacataaaagaaaattaaaatattgcTCCAAAATATGCaatattactaaaaaaaaactatatatttttaaatgtatccaAATATCTCTCACCCTGATTTGGGCTGAATGTCCAGGTAATCTCTCTCATGTGTTTTAGGAACGAAGCGAACACATGTCCCTCTCTCGATCAGCTTCATCCCTCGCTTTATTCCGCTCTCATCCACCTCACCTGcactcagacagacacagagaggctACTGTAACCCACTGGATTAAGGGCTCATATCCTACATGTGTCACGCATTTTTCTCACTGTGCCGGATATAAAACGGATATATGCAAATACAGGAGCTTTGTTCTGATTCATTGTCCTCTATTGTGTCTcattgaaaaatgggtggagctaaactgctgtagacttgATATGGTGGAGCTAAgttgctgtaggttgaatgagtggagctaaactgctgtagctcaatgggtggagctaaactgctgtaggttgaatgggtggagctaaactgctgtagactgaatggtggagctaaactgctgtagctgaatgggtggagctaaactgctgtaggttgaatgggtggagctaaactgctgtagactgaatggtggagctaaactgctgtagctgaatgggtggagctaaactgctgtagctgaatgggtggagctaaactgctgtagctgaatggtggggctaaagcactgtagactgaatggtggagctaaactgctgtagctgaatgggtggagctaaactgctgtagctgaatgggtggagctaaactgctgtagctgaattgtggggctaaactgctgtagctgactgggtggagctaaactgctgtagctgaattgtggggctaaactgctgtagctgactgggtggagctaaactgctgtagctgaatgggtggagctaaactgctgtagctgactgggtggagctaaactgctgtagctgaatgggtggagctaaagcactatagctgaatgggtggatatGTGTGAATAAATTAGATCTGTGACATGACAAAAATAAGAAATTCAGGTAGTTCAGTTTCCATACATGGGCTGTCTGTACTTCCcaatgtttaaatattacatcagatgtttattaatacGGGTTTCGGTGATATATTTCCTTCTGTAAGTTCCTCTGAGTGGAGCACTTACTGTAGAACGGCGAGAGTGTGTAGGCTACATAAACATGACCGTCCACTGATTTATTCCACAGGCAGGTCTGAGCGAAGCAGCTCCTCTCATTGTGCCTGGACACAGCGATGTCTCCCTCTCTGATTCTGACCCCGTCCACCGCGAACACTTCTacagcacacagacagacacactcatcCTGACTTACCCCAAAACACTTAACATCatcaacagaaacagaaacaggaccTTCCTCACTCACCCTGATCGTCATTCACGGTAATGATGGTGTCCATGGCTGTTTTCACACTGTTCATCATATTATCTGCAGCACAAACCACACAGGGCACAgtctttaaagaggaattccactgaacttctctacatttctgcataattcaatgtttaagatgtaaacagagtggtttagtgtgagaCGCTCTGTTCTATTCACTTTATCTCTTGAATGTATGGAGACACTACacactttatttcattattttcagaaCTAATGGTCTTTATTTAATGAAAACTAGTTAAAAATtctccccgcgaccctgacggagaagcggcttagaaaatggatggatggatggatagttaaAAACTCTGAGCTATACAGGCTTTTCCAGAAGGTTTAGGCTTGAAGCCCAATCACAGTCTAGAAATCTGCTGAGGGTAAACAGATGTATAAGCTCTTAACCACATCTCCTTCATTCTCACAAAGTACATGAGTCTGACTCTGTGTGACGTCTGTAGATGttgaaccagacgtccctctaaaagctcctacagaaagttcctacatgaactggttctgaattcactgcctgatgactgagacgctgttttatgagagtttagagaacttcaactccattcatggtggagggagacatgcagggcgccaTGCggaaaaatagtccccaaagaaactcattattccagattttccactgttttccatcatcagcattccagataagctcagaagactcgtgtaggttctctggtggttctggatggtaaataaaatgtctatatctgtgttgtagtgaTGATgtcgcctggttcccatca from the Pygocentrus nattereri isolate fPygNat1 chromosome 6, fPygNat1.pri, whole genome shotgun sequence genome contains:
- the LOC108415502 gene encoding low choriolytic enzyme isoform X1; the protein is MSSSAFIIFIFTLLQGFALSTKNSEEFNAGTTRGSDNMMNSVKTAMDTIITVNDDQEVFAVDGVRIREGDIAVSRHNERSCFAQTCLWNKSVDGHVYVAYTLSPFYSEVDESGIKRGMKLIERGTCVRFVPKTHERDYLDIQPKSGCWSYFGATGGRQVLSLQAPDCLGSAVVSHQLMHALGFLHEQSRADRDKYISILWKNIWKDRLRNFEKFRINNMDTPYDYGSIMHFGKYAYSEDGNPTIIPKRNQNARLGQPFGPSKLDIIKINKLYKCD